In a genomic window of Lepisosteus oculatus isolate fLepOcu1 chromosome 5, fLepOcu1.hap2, whole genome shotgun sequence:
- the LOC102695062 gene encoding olfactory receptor 1L4-like encodes MSTDSASRATFINDSFVRPQGFYLAGFSSLPLVNVYLIFLSVVYIVTLLSNTLIVSVIWSEERLHTPKYIAVVNLAVTDICYSTTLIPQMIRAFLLKYNFVPYSLCLTQMFFAFTFASLESFSLAILAYDRLIAICFPLRQHYFNTVPKMTCIVFTAWIVCTVAIAYSVSLMNNLSFCKSTTIYSYFCDYAPVFRLACNDYTQQWVTAVVLSMLIIFVPLMFIICSYLSILTAVFKMQNLAGRHKALVTCTEHLTLVALFYLPILILYIWGFFFLAVDVDIRMLNLSLSACIPPLMNPIVYTLKTKEIMNKIPALFRIVKVGSK; translated from the coding sequence atgagcaCCGATTCTGCATCGAGGGCTACTTTCATCAATGATTCCTTTGTGCGTCCTCAGGGATTTTATCTTGCTGGGTTTTCATCATTACCTTTAGtcaatgtatatttaattttcctATCCGTAGTGTACATTGTAACGTTGCTGTCTAACACATTGATAGTctcagtaatatggtcagaggAACGCCTTCATACTCCCAAGTACATCGCGGTGGTCAACCTGGCGGTCACTGACATTTGTTACAGCACAACCTTGATCCCACAGATGATCAGGGCTTTTCTTCTCAAATACAACTTCGTCCCGTATAGTTTATGCTTAACGCAAATGTTCTTTGCCTTTACGTTCGCTTCGCTAGAATCTTTCTCGCTTGCTATACTGGCGTACGACAGGTTAATTGCAATATGTTTTCCACTGAGGCAGCACTATTTTAACACAGTGCCTAAAATGACCTGCATCGTATTTACTGCTTGGATCGTATGTACCGTTGCCATTGCTTATTCCGTTTCTTTAATGAACAACCTATCTTTCTGTAAATCCACCACGATTTACAGCTATTTCTGCGATTACGCACCAGTGTTTCGATTAGCCTGCAACGATTATACACAACAATGGGTCACTGCTGTCGTACTCAGCATGCTCATAATATTTGTCCCTTTGATGTTTATAATTTGCTCGTATTTGTCCATATTAACTGCtgttttcaaaatgcaaaaccTAGCTGGCAGACACAAAGCACTTGTGACATGTACCGAGCATTTAACGTTAGTGGCACTTTTTTACTTACCGATTTTAATCCTGTATATTTGGGGATTCTTTTTTTTAGCTGTTGATGTCGACATAAGAATGCTCAACCTTTCATTGTCTGCTTGCATTCCACCTTTAATGAACCCAATAGTGTATACCctgaaaaccaaagaaatcatGAATAAAATACCAGCACTTTTCAGAATAGTTAAAGTTGGTTCTAAATAA